The following coding sequences lie in one Haematobia irritans isolate KBUSLIRL chromosome 3, ASM5000362v1, whole genome shotgun sequence genomic window:
- the LOC142232169 gene encoding uncharacterized protein LOC142232169, protein MAMEHVFKNILLDFINEHEEISYDIISELNKFDQFIKGHIHPSFSHLERCIEQPFVDNGCLENVNNIDSLLLEYADYSWNSQSQPSYICKLCSKEITEREFTSLDQFLSHLKKHHEEEHRQFTLDRQSSKLWITELERIKNFKYKQHSEEFLKEIDQILEADDFDVVEILKSLDIHEKQSQNDVTSNKTNNNDGKETKKKKKRTSGVCEVCNRTFNDLYNLRIHKMIHSGEKPFQCEVCGKRFRQYNKLKIHCITHTNDKPYICEICGKGFRFRNYLSVHKRLHFGENPYKCKFCNEHFHSLHSRRLHTKMMHCEAKTFPCPICDKILTAQCYLIAHLKRHLNQRDYKCEICGKCFFSYSQLKDHKLVHSNLKPHQCNLCNARFQRKSNFIQHLKIHSGEKNYVCDICTKSFAQNAGLYGHMKSHAKYS, encoded by the exons ATGGCTATGGAacatgtttttaaaaatatcctATTGGATTTTATAAATGAACACGAAGAAATTAGTTACGATATTATATCGGAATTAAACAAATTTGATCAATTCATAAAAGGGCACATACATCCAAGTTTTAGCCATCTTGAACGTTGCATAGAGCAACCATTTGTCGACAATGGATGCTTGgaaaatgttaataatattGACAGTTTATTATTAGAGTATGCTGACTATTCGTGGAATAGTCAAAGTCAACCGTCCTACATATGCAAGTTGTGCTCGAAAGAAATTACGGAACGAGAATTCACGAGTCTAGACCAATTTCTTTCCCATTTGAAAAAACATCATGAGGAGGAGCACAGGCAATTCACATTAGATCGACAAAGTTCTAAATTGTGGATTACAGAATTGgagagaataaaaaattttaaatacaaacaACACAGTGAAGAATTTCTCAAAGAAATCGATCAG ATTTTGGAGGCTGATGATTTTGATGTTGTCGAAATTCTGAAGTCCCTGGATATCCACGAAAAGCAAAGTCAGAATGATGTTACCTccaacaaaacaaataataacgatggaaaagaaactaaaaagaaaaagaaacgaACATCGGGTGTATGTGAAGTCTGTAACCGGACTTTTAACGATTTGTATAACTTGAGAATACATAAAATGATACATTCAG GTGAGAAACCTTTTCAATGTGAAGTATGTGGAAAACGTTTTCGGCAATATAATAAGCTTAAAATTCATTGTATCACTCATACGAATGACAAGCCGTACATTTGTGAAATTTGTGGAAAAGGGTTTCGTTTTCGAAACTATTTATCTGTTCACAAACGTCTGCATTTTGGTGAGAACCCCtataaatgcaaattttgtaatGAACATTTCCATTCACTGCATTCACGGCGTTTGCATACGAAAATGATGCATTGTGAAGCTAAAACATTCCCGTGTCCGATCTGTGATAAGATTCTAACAGCCCAATGTTATTTGATAGCCCACCTGAAAAGGCACCTAAATCAGCGTGATTATAAATGTGAAATCTGTGGAAAGTGTTTCTTCAGTTATTCTCAGCTCAAAGATCATAAGCTGGTCCATTCCAATCTCAAGCCTCATCAATGTAATCTTTGTAACGCTCGATTCCAGCGTAAGTCGAATTTTATTCAACATTTGAAAATACATAGTGGCGAAAAGAATTACGTGTGTGATATATGTACGAAATCATTTGCTCAAAATGCTGGTCTGTATGGTCACATGAAATCCCATGCAAAATATTCATAG
- the LOC142232173 gene encoding uncharacterized protein LOC142232173, whose amino-acid sequence MANTRENELLLNAIKNKFSAKSNENLESPPKFMIPSLRIGSSNIPSSKVDSSSFPEISSSESSPLNQYLLKQLQERSSQNGATQKECQNNFVLPSLHDAKGEKQSTELEFEIPLLKKPSNATSKNDCNKHISSLTTAIDQLELNALKHQIPNCSRMENAIAAPSQPNTTTIDLSSALSKSSQHQISTPPTRVFHTRHLKSQHQEKTDIEFEIPFIDCDRVVDSTSKFVLLAPANEYCQIDISDVTLKPSPVQNPSAVGHFLCCIVDKQYIPYPLKYLSPSQQHATTKYDIKPFQFDTKSPDDIVLASLEKYQRRHLH is encoded by the coding sequence ATGGCAAACACTAGAGAAAATGAATTGTTGCTAAATGCGATAAAGAATAAGTTTTCAGcaaaatcaaatgaaaacttGGAAAGCCCTCCCAAATTCATGATACCATCTCTTAGAATTGGTAGCAGCAATATCCCATCGTCTAAAGTTGACTCATCGTCCTTTCCCGAGATTTCAAGTTCAGAGTCTTCtcctttaaatcaatatttattaAAGCAGTTACAAGAACGGAGTTCACAGAATGGTGCAACACAAAAGGAGtgccaaaataattttgtgttgCCAAGTTTGCACGACGCTAAAGGAGAAAAACAATCAACTGAATTAGAATTCGAGATACCCCTGCTGAAAAAGCCCTCTAACGCAACTAGCAAAAACGACTGTAATAAACATATAAGTAGTTTAACCACGGCTATAGATCAGTTAGAGCTAAATGCATTGAAACACCAGATTCCTAATTGCTCCAGAATGGAAAATGCtatagcagctccttcccaaccaAATACTACAACGATAGATCTGTCGAGCGCCTTATCCAAATCATCACAGCACCAAATTAGTACACCTCCAACACGAGTTTTTCATACCAGACACCTCAAAAGCCAGCACCAAGAAAAAACTGACATTGAGTTCGAAATTCCTTTTATTGACTGCGACCGTGTCGTAGATTCCACTTCCAAGTTTGTTTTATTGGCACCAGCAAATGAATATTGTCAAATAGATATTTCTGATGTAACGCTAAAGCCGTCACCTGTTCAGAACCCATCTGCTGTTGGCCACTTTCTCTGCTGCATTGTGGACAAACAATATATACCTTATCCCTTAAAATATTTATCGCCTTCCCAGCAACATGCCACTACAAAATATGATATAAAACCTTTTCAATTCGATACAAAATCGCCAGATGATATCGTACTTGCCTCTTTAGAAAAGTATCAAAGACGCCATTTGCATTAA
- the LOC142228457 gene encoding uncharacterized protein LOC142228457, whose product MCDAGEDMDDFIEFELTRDCIEIDYDGNEEFQADFISEDGQISHDQSHLMDIKPEILESSLQQSDTLPETEKHDPDENTICDDDDEYEQLEEETESIVPDSKMEATGNDDEDKDIQQSTTTHRRYMLFDELVASIVDYDGDGTPIVEFSISNVQTDEKLPVECGICPEIMPRQKIAKHLKTHLVPGTNRYQCVYCDETYKDCKYLAGHARRHMGIRPYVCELCKLYFSTKQDLRVHNQRRHQEKDHICEVCGKTFAQNTQLKRHREATHEKKRRFKCDHCPKSYYKNFSLQEHIRAVHMGKRRMIVCPFCGMQCHDAHKMARHRKQMHLNQTHFECHICNEEFTDINYFDAHKRSIQCRNNTKRKMEEEALLQAQHEEQDDPVEQQHLQQMNPKMEIINHGEDEDSPESYIHQFEEDDMDDPHVQIISGSDIKQLIPHQQTQQFILNNQFQNHKIELAQGEDVGDDEELVYEITIDNNE is encoded by the coding sequence ATGTGTGATGCGGGCGAAGACATGGATGATTTCATTGAGTTCGAATTAACGCGTGATTGCATTGAAATCGACTATGACGGAAATGAAGAGTTCCAAGCagactttatttctgaagatgGGCAAATTTCACACGACCAATCTCATTTAATGGATATAAAACCAGAAATTTTGGAATCCTCATTGCAACAATCAGATACGTTGCCCGAAACTGAGAAACATGACCCAGACGAGAATACAATTTGTGACGATGACGACGAGTATGAACAGCTTGAGGAAGAAACTGAGTCCATAGTACCTGATAGCAAGATGGAAGCCACAGGAAATGATGACGAAGATAAAGATATTCAGCAATCCACAACTACACATAGAAGATATATGCTATTTGATGAACTCGTAGCCAGCATTGTGGATTACGATGGAGATGGAACTCCTATAGTTGAATTTTCTATATCGAATGTCCAAaccgatgaaaaacttcctGTAGAGTGTGGAATTTGCCCGGAGATAATGCCACGACAAAAAATTGCAAAGCATTTAAAAACCCACCTTGTACCTGGTACTAATCGATACCAGTGTGTTTATTGCGACGAAACCTATAAAGATTGTAAATATCTTGCTGGTCATGCGAGAAGGCATATGGGTATTAGGCCATACGTATGTGAATTATGTAAGTTGTACTTTTCCACTAAACAAGATTTGCGTGTACACAATCAACGAAGGCACCAAGAAAAAGACCATATTTGCGAAGTCTGTGGGAAAACGTTCGCCCAGAATACCCAGCTAAAGAGGCATCGCGAAGCAACTCACGAAAAGAAGAGACGCTTCAAATGTGATCATTGTCCCAAgtcatactataaaaatttcagtttacaGGAACACATACGTGCAgtacatatgggcaaaagaagaatgATTGTATGTCCATTTTGTGGGATGCAGTGTCATGATGCGCATAAAATGGCCAGACATCGTAAACAAATGCACTTGAACCAAACTCATTTTGAATGTCATATATGCAATGAAGAGTTCAcagatataaattattttgatgcTCATAAACGTTCCATTCAATGTCGGAATAACACAAAACGTAAAATGGAAGAGGAAGCATTGCTGCAAGCGCAACACGAGGAACAAGATGATCCAGTGGAGCAGCAACATTTACAACAAATGAATCCTAAAATGGAAATAATAAATCACGGCGAGGACGAAGATTCTCCTGAAAGTTATATTCATCAATTTGAAGAGGATGATATGGATGACCCGCACGTACAAATCATAAGTGGATCTGATATTAAGCAACTAATACCACATCAGCAAACGCAGCAGTTTATACTAAACAACCAGTTCCAAAATCACAAGATTGAACTTGCACAAGGGGAAGATGTAGGTGACGACGAGGAATTAGTGTACGAGATAACTATCGACAATAATGAATGA
- the Smox gene encoding smad on X protein translates to MLPFTPQVVKRLLTLKKCNEDSVEGKWSEKAVKNLVKKIKKSSSLEELERAISTQNPNTRCVTVPRSKPTASGENLRKGLPHVIYCRLWRWPDLQSQNELKALDHCEYAFHLRKDEICINPYHYKKLELSILVPKSLPTPPDSIVDYPLDNHTHQIPNNTEYNAAIRNASLSPPQYMDIGRSQQQQHPYHQQQQRSPGSFFTGNMSGASTQQQQQQQMTTNNLPPGACNMDSQSSVLSVGSNSMPNTGTPPPGYMSEDGDPVDPNDNMNMTRLTPPAESAPVMYHEPAFWCSISYYELNTRVGETFHASQPSITVDGFTDPSNSERFCLGLLSNVNRNEVVEQTRRHIGKGVRLYYIGGEVFAECLSDSSIFVQSPNCNQRYGWHPATVCKIPPGCNLKIFNNQEFAALLSQSVSQGFEAVYQLTRMCTIRMSFVKGWGAEYRRQTVTSTPCWIELHLNGPLQWLDRVLTQMGSPRMPCSSMS, encoded by the exons ATGTTGCCATTTACACCACAAGTCGTTAAACGTTTATTGACATTAAAAAAGTGTAACGAAGATAGCGTTGAAGGAAAGTGGTCCGAAAAAGCTGTCaagaatttagtaaaaaaaataaaaaagagttCATCGTTGGAAGAATTGGAACGAGCTATTTCCACACAGAATCCGAATACAAGGTGTGTTACCGTACCGCGCAGCAAACCCACTGCTTCGGGTGAAAACCTGCGCAAGGGTTTGCCGCACGTTATATATTGTCGCCTTTGGCGTTGGCCCGATTTACAGTCACAAAATGAACTGAAAGCTTTGGATCATTGCGAATATGCTTTTCATTTGCGCAAAGACGAGATCTGTATTAATCCTTACCACTACAAGAAATTAGAATTATCCATATTGGTCccgaagtcattacctacaccTCCGGACAGCATTGTTGATTATCCTCTAGATAATCATACTCATCAAATACCAAATAATACAGAATATAATGCGGCAATACGCAACGCATCATTAAGTCCCCCTCAATACATGGATATAGGAAGGTCACAGCAACAACAGCATCCATATCACCAACAGCAGCAGCGTTCTCCTGGCAGCTTCTTTACTGGTAATATGAGTGGAGCatcaacacaacaacaacagcaacaacaaatgaCTACAAACAATTTGCCGCCAGGAGCTTGTAATATGGACTCCCAGTCCAGCGTATTGAGTGTGGGAAGTAATAGTATGCCAAACACAGGTACACCACCTCCAGGCTATATGAGTGAAGATGGCGATCCTGTTGATCCAAATGATAATATGAATATGACACGGCTTACTCCGCCAGCGGAATCTGCGCCAGTTATGTACCATGAACCA GCATTTTGGTGCTCTATATCGTACTATGAATTGAATACACGCGTGGGGGAGACATTTCACGCATCTCAGCCATCCATTACTGTAGATGGCTTCACAGATCCTTCTAACTCAGAAAGATTTTGTTTGGGCCTCCTGTCCAATGTCAATCGCAATGAGGTAGTAGAGCAAACTCGCCGGCATATCGGTAAAGGAGTGAGGCTTTATTACATAGGTGGCGAAGTGTTCGCTGAATGTCTTagtgattcttcaatttttgtaCAATCGCCCAATTGCAATCAACGCTATGGCTGGCACCCAGCGACAGTTTGCAAAATACCCCCTGGGTGTAACTTGAAAATCTTCAACAACCAAGAATTCGCTGCACTCCTCTCGCAATCAGTTTCGCAAGGGTTTGAAGCGGTTTATCAATTGACACGGATGTGCACCATACGTATGTCTTTCGTAAAGGGCTGGGGAGCTGAGTATAGACGTCAGACCGTGACGTCCACTCCATGTTGGATTGAATTGCACCTTAACGGTCCTTTGCAATGGCTGGATCGGGTTCTAACACAAATGGGATCTCCGCGAATGCCATGTAGTTCTATGTCTTAA
- the LOC142228458 gene encoding uncharacterized protein LOC142228458 translates to MSETESIVEEEYIIDPTYVVLAEGEDLNDTSQIIVLEGDDQQIAEENDGNDGAMFVEEVHDIVDEGELVYQQEVSEQAISISSQQPLVLSWSELEKKRKRLNVPRVPKKFLLYDGICAEIVDYDEEDGAPIVEFSVVEDDKEAERLPVECGICPDIMHKSKLEAHLKSHLKPGTKRYKCIYCEDDFVTRSYAAGHSRRHQGIRPYICVPCTLYYCTKQDLKVHEQRRHLEKEHICEHCGKTFAQNTSLRHHRMLVHEQQRNYECIHCGKKFLRKYAMNEHIRNVHFGDRRLLDCPFCDMRFKDTHKLAQHRKEMHLNQSKFECRLCGLEFSHIDFFDAHRRSLQCRKKLGRSLFQQRLHQDDQQQSQNDSQHLPSDHHFQYDDESQQMYQQDDPITRFKQEQLEQQEVVVEEMTHDMHTEIVNEEELEELEQNGTIQEDEHEKVKAEQQLLYEIAAMDNA, encoded by the coding sequence ATGAGCGAAACTGAATCTATCGTAGAAGAAGAGTACATTATTGATCCGACATATGTTGTTTTGGCAGAAGGAGAAGATTTAAACGACACTTCCCAAATAATTGTACTGGAAGGTGATGATCAACAGATTGCAGAAGAGAACGATGGAAACGATGGCGCGATGTTTGTTGAGGAAGTACATGATATTGTTGATGAGGGAGAATTGGTATATCAACAAGAAGTTTCGGAACAGGCAATATCAATATCCTCACAGCAACCTCTTGTCTTGTCTTGGTCGGAATTGGAAAAGAAACGAAAACGCCTCAATGTGCCAAGAGTGCCAAAAAAATTTCTGCTATATGATGGAATATGTGCTGAAATTGTGGATTACGATGAGGAAGATGGTGCGCCGATTGTTGAATTTTCTGTAGTAGAAGATGATAAAGAGGCCGAAAGGTTACCTGTAGAATGTGGGATTTGCCCAGATATTATGCATAAATCAAAGTTAGAAGCTCATTTGAAGAGCCATCTTAAACCTGGAACGAAACGCTACAAATGTATTTACTGCGAAGATGATTTTGTGACTCGAAGCTACGCTGCTGGCCACTCCAGAAGGCATCAAGGAATTCGTCCCTATATATGCGTTCCTTGCACCTTGTATTACTGTACAAAACAGGATCTGAAGGTCCACGAACAACGACGACATCTTGAAAAAGAGCATATATGCGAACATTGCGGAAAGACCTTTGCTCAAAACACATCTCTGAGACACCATAGAATGTTGGTCCACGAACAACAGCGTAATTATGAATGTATTCATtgcggaaaaaaatttctgcggAAATATGCTATGAATGAGCATATTCGTAATGTACATTTTGGGGATCGCAGACTTTTGGATTGTCCCTTCTGTGATATGCGTTTCAAGGATACTCATAAATTGGCCCAGCATCGCAAAGAAATGCATTTGAATCAAAGCAAATTCGAATGTCGTCTTTGCGGCTTAGAATTCAGTCATATCGATTTCTTCGATGCCCATAGACGTTCCCTCCAGTGTCGTAAGAAATTGGGTCGCAGTTTGTTTCAACAAAGGTTGCATCAAGATGATCAACAACAATCGCAAAATGATTCACAACACCTACCATCCGACCACCATTTTCAATATGATGACGAGAGTCAACAGATGTACCAACAAGACGACCCCATTACTCGTTTCAAACAAGAACAGTTGGAACAACAGGAAGTGGTGGTGGAAGAGATGACACACGATATGCACACTGAAATTGTCAATGAAGAAGAGCTCGAAGAATTGGAACAGAATGGAACTATACAAGAGGATGAGCATGAGAAAGTTAAAGCAGAGCAGCAATTGCTATATGAAATTGCTGCAATGGACAATGCGTAG
- the LOC142232164 gene encoding uncharacterized protein LOC142232164: MAEFAIKKEKSDEDTLRKSYEVKEQQTPKYGSINYRLKQDYKQQTPIIASSRKGNNGLAKKFDHTPMTRLDAEQMNNSSKCGLIYVCQKGRKWTFVCSFCKKKTRDIGEFVCHVKFKHMGAHYDDDEEDNDEDNGNDSEKDQNAAMDYFDCTNYLDVNVHTEEDDQGYRSQLTTNVPVTNGNDIVNLLEEDEDETNHGTQPLDYEYEPREEEDESSVHVEDNDNSNRLMEDEYNHLLKRRSSQDEESNNGDISGGGSIKKYRSHVRGTAYCKLCDKTFQYYSLYRNHMIKHSNVTPYKCQFCQKGFKSKQALRYHMKTHTKEKEFQCPLCPTTYATSSLFMAHVLSHESDSCFPCMVCAKVLTTEREREQHLESHAEDRPHGCNFCGKRFRQKHHLSNHLKLHCQYRCDFCRESFTSTQTQRRPYACPSCEESPDIRQQVEMQRSYALKQPTIGAPPMEFENVTITNEAVQESECVDLEEMPSDDDSDSENTSTPVSTSSKKYPQCNYCRKTFAHISALNMHIRQEHSN, translated from the exons atggCCGAATTCGCAATTAAGAAGGAAAAATCCGATGAGGATACATTACGGAAAAGTTATGAagtaaaagaacaacaaacgccTAAATACGGCAGCATTAACTATCGACTGAAACAGGATTACAAACAACAGACGCCTATAATTGCGTCCAGTCGAAAAGGAAACAATGGccttgcaaaaaaatttgatcatACGCCGATGACTCGCTTGGATGCAGAACAAATGAATAACAGTAGTAAATGtggattaatatatgtttgccagAAAGGTAGGAAGTGGACTTTCGTATGCTCTTTCTGTAAAAAGAAGACGAGGGATATTGGAGAATTCGTGTGTCATGTCAAGTTTAAACACATGGGGGCTCACTATGACGATGATGAAGAAGATAATGATGAGGACAATGGAAATGATAGTGAAAAGGACCAAAATGCGGCAATGGAC TACTTTGATTGTACTAACTACTTGGATGTCAATGTGCACACGGAAGAAGACGATCAAGGGTACAGATCTCAGTTAACGACGAATGTGCCTGTTACAAATGGGAATGATATTGTCAACCTATTGGAAGAAGACGAGGATGAGACTAATCATGGTACGCAGCCTTTAGACTATGAATATGAACCACGTGAGGAGGAAGATGAATCTTCAGTTCATGTTGAGGATAATGATAATAGTAATCGGCTTATGGAAGATGAATATAATCATCTATTAAAACGTCGTTCTTCTCAGGATGAAGAATCCAATAATGGAGATATTAGTGGTGGAGGAAGCATAAAGAAATATCGAAGTCATGTCCGGGGTACAGCGTACTGCAAACTCTGTGATAAGACCTTCCAATATTATTCATTATATCGCAACCATATGATCAAACATTCCAATGTTACACCTTATAAATGTCAATTTTGCCAGAAAGGATTTAAATCCAAGCAAGCTCTGCGCTATCACATGAAAACGCATACAAAGGAGAAAGAATTCCAATGTCCTCTGTGCCCAACAACATATGCCACTTCATCCCTCTTTATGGCTCATGTCTTGAGTCACGAAAGTGACTCTTGTTTTCCTTGCATGGTATGCGCCAAGGTACTTACAACCGAAAGAGAACGTGAACAGCATTTGGAGTCCCACGCAGAAGATCGTCCTCATGG CTGTAATTTTTGTGGGAAACGATTCCGTCAAAAACACCACCTTTCAAACCATTTAAAATTGCATTGTCAGTACCGTTGTGATTTTTGTCGGGAATCATTTACATCCACACAAACCCAGAGGCGACCCTACGCTTGTCCATCATGTGAAGAATCACCAGATATTCGACAGCAAGTAGAAATGCAACGTTCGTATGCATTGAAACAACCTACTATTGGCGCTCCTCCGATGGAATTTGAAAATGTCACCATAACAAATGAAGCAGTACAAGAATCCGAGTGTGTTGATCTCGAAGAAATGCCATCAGACGACGATAGTGACAGTGAGAATACATCAACACCAGTAAGTACATCCAGTAAGAAATATCCGCAATGCAATTACTGTCGAAAAACATTTGCACATATTAGTGCCCTTAATATGCATATACGACAGGAACATTCTAATTAA
- the alpha-PheRS gene encoding phenylalanine--tRNA ligase alpha subunit produces the protein MHPDLTERILLHLDTVGTVDTLDLVNVLNVDHQKIVGALKSIQAHGELVNAETTSRKTLELTEEGQQVAANGSHEAVLYNSVPSEGITQSELMKSGPNAKVGFSKAMSLGWIMVDKSVNPPLVKRKVGNIEDSVQKNLVDVASGKTNLPTNLVTEYKKRKLLQEITTKSFVLKKGTEFSTTLTKLETDLTIDMLSSGLWKDLKFKSYNFDALGAPPTRGHLHPLLKVRTEFRQIFLEMGFSEMPTNNYVESSFWNFDALFQPQQHPARDAHDTFFINHPSKSYKFPQDYLERVKKVHSNGGYGSQGYGYDWKLEEAQKNLLRTHTTAVSARMLYKLANNQSEGFKPAKYFSIDKVFRNETLDATHLAEFHQVEGVIADVGLTLGDLIGTLYEFFRKLGITQLEFKPAYNPYTEPSMEIFCFHPGLGKWIEVGNSGVFRPEMLLPMGLPENVNVIAWGLSLERPTMIKYGINNIRDLVGPKVDLKMVEEGPICRLERA, from the coding sequence ATGCATCCCGATCTCACGGAGAGAATTCTTCTACATTTGGACACCGTAGGTACTGTAGATACCTTGGATTTAGTAAATGTTTTGAATGTTGATCATCAGAAAATTGTCGGTGCCCTCAAATCAATACAAGCGCATGGAGAACTGGTGAATGCCGAAACCACTTCGCGTAAAACTTTGGAACTTACTGAGGAAGGGCAACAAGTCGCCGCTAATGGTAGCCATGAAGCTGTTTTATACAATTCCGTTCCCTCTGAGGGAATCACCCAATCTGAGCTGATGAAGAGTGGGCCAAATGCCAAAGTAGGGTTCAGTAAAGCCATGTCTCTGGGTTGGATTATGGTCGATAAATCAGTAAATCCACCTTTAGTGAAAAGAAAAGTGGGAAACATCGAAGACAGTGTGCAGAAAAATCTTGTAGATGTAGCAAGTGGAAAAACTAATCTTCCAACAAATTTGGTTACCGAATACAAGAAGCGGAAATTGCTTCAAGAAATTACAACAAAAAGCTTCGTTTTGAAGAAAGGTACTGAATTTTCTACAACACTTACCAAGTTAGAGACTGATTTGACAATAGATATGTTGAGCTCAGGTTTATGGAAGGACCTGAAATTTAAATCGTATAATTTTGATGCATTAGGTGCTCCTCCTACCCGTGGTCACTTACATCCTCTCTTGAAAGTGCGCACCGAATTTCGCCAAATCTTTTTGGAAATGGGATTTTCGGAAATGCCTACGAACAACTATGTTGAATCGTCTTTCTGGAACTTTGATGCTCTTTTCCAGCCACAGCAGCACCCCGCTCGTGATGCTCATGACACATTCTTTATTAACCATCCATCAAAGAGTTATAAATTCCCCCAAGACTACTTGGAACGAGTTAAAAAGGTACACTCGAATGGGGGATATGGCTCACAAGGCTATGGGTACGACTGGAAACTGGAAGAAGctcaaaaaaatcttcttcGTACCCATACTACTGCTGTCAGTGCCCGTATGCTTTATAAGTTGGCAAATAATCAATCTGAAGGTTTTAAACcggcaaaatattttagtatagatAAGGTTTTCCGAAACGAAACTTTAGATGCAACTCATTTGGCAGAATTTCATCAAGTGGAAGGTGTGATTGCTGATGTCGGTCTAACTTTGGGCGACCTTATCGGTACGCTTTACGAATTTTTCCGCAAGCTTGGAATAACCCAGTTGGAGTTCAAACCAGCATATAATCCATACACCGAGCCGAGCATGGAGATATTTTGTTTCCATCCTGGTCTAGGAAAATGGATTGAAGTTGGAAATTCCGGAGTTTTCAGACCTGAAATGTTGTTACCCATGGGACTCCCCGAAAATGTTAATGTTATCGCTTGGGGTTTATCACTGGAACGACCTACCATGATTAAATATGGTATTAACAACATTAGGGACTTAGTTGGACCGAAAGTTGATTTGAAGATGGTAGAAGAAGGGCCAATATGTCGATTAGAACGAGCGTAA